Proteins from one Diprion similis isolate iyDipSimi1 chromosome 3, iyDipSimi1.1, whole genome shotgun sequence genomic window:
- the LOC124404075 gene encoding inositol oxygenase translates to MSAKILSPGPTAAILDPSEHLRPEPVHAEKSANQFRDYSVDPEDPLKERVRKTYHDMHTNQTVEFVRSRMADWLRFNKLKMTVKDALIKLNDLVDESDPDSNLPNIVHAFQTAERVRADHPDLDWFHLTGLIHDLGKVMAFYGEPQWAVVGDTFPVGCAWGDNIVYRDTSFEDNPDGKDSRYNTKYGMYKPKCGLDNLMMSWGHDEFLYRVLKHNNTKLPEEALVMIRYHSFYPWHASGDYSYFCTEKDNENLKWVLEFNKYDLYSKSDTVPDIEKLWPYYEGLIEKYIPGEIEW, encoded by the exons ATGTCTGCCAAAATTTTA TCGCCTGGGCCGACGGCTGCAATTCTCGACCCGTCGGAACATCTGCGACCGGAACCAGTGCACGCGGAAAAATCAGCCAATCAATTCAGAGATTATTCGGTAGACCCAGAAGATCCGCTCAAGGAACGAGTCCGAAAAACTTACCATGATATGCATACTAATCAAACAGTGGAGTTTGTACGCT CTCGTATGGCAGACTGGCTACGTTTTAACAAGCTGAAAATGACTGTGAAAGATGCACTCATCAAACTAAACGACCTTGTCGATGAAAGTGACCCAGATTCCAATTTGCCAAATATTGTGCATGCATTCCAAACTGCAGAACGCGTCAGGGCGGATCACCCAGATCTCGATTGGTTCCATCTTACGGGCCTAATACATGATCTTGGCAAG GTAATGGCCTTTTACGGTGAACCACAATGGGCTGTAGTTGGGGATACGTTTCCTGTTGGCTGTGCCTGGGGTGACAACATCGTTTACAGAGATACCAGTTTCGAAGATAATCCTGACGGAAAAGACAGCCGCTACAA CACTAAGTATGGAATGTACAAGCCAAAGTGTGGACTGGACAATTTGATGATGTCATGGGGTCATGACGAATTCCTCTACCGCGTACTCAAacataataatacaaaattgcCGGAGGAGGCTTTAGTCATGATTCGTTACCATTCGTTTTACCCTTGGCATGCAAGTGGAGACTATTCCTACTTCTGTACTGAAAAGGATAACGAAAACCTGAAATGGGTACTTGAATTCAA CAAGTACGATCTTTACTCAAAGAGTGACACCGTTCCcgacattgaaaaattatggcCATACTACGAGGGGCTCATAGAAAAGTACATCCCTGGTGAAATAGAATGGTAG
- the LOC124404074 gene encoding ABC transporter F family member 4-like, protein MAPRKNAKRVEDEPVETAARGGDVTPPKKKKTAVQKSAITDEPREVRLPRAAKNKKPEPVEEVPAPVKKPVKPKAAKMANDVEEDSNMNRVKTMTKKTQNDMEESDAKPHPKGRSKKTVKDQQPAKAESADDGKKMAPKSKGGAKKVEAMKSKEAKPKGRAAEKIVEKVGAVTEVASKIVKTRGKNAVKVDESKDEEEEEVVVQKRRGQKKLADITTSGKVASKGSRAKKTAASKVTEEPEEAVIEEADEAENFANAEAEILESQSDPEENGVTDELKENGNTEHDEHEAEEPKATKKGKGRQPIKKGKVVFKTKSFDTESTDDDAINSPAVDQIESH, encoded by the exons ATGGCTCCGCGGAAAAACGCAAAACGTGTCGAAGATGAACCCGTGGAAACGGCAGCTCGGGGCGGCGATGTTACTCcaccaaagaaaaagaaaacagccGTACAAAAATCGGCGATTACAGACGAACCGAGAGAAGTGAGGCTTCCAAGAGctgccaaaaataaaaaaccagaGCCGGTTGAGGAAGTTCCAGCGCCCGTCAAGAAGCCGGTCAAACCTAAGGCTGCCAAAATGGCAAATGACGTCGAAGAAGACTCGAACATGAATCGAGTCAAGACAATGACGAAGAAAACGCAAAACGACATGGAAGAAtctgatg CAAAACCTCATCCCAAAGGAAGATCTAAGAAAACTGTCAAGGACCAACAACCAGCTAAAGCAGAATCAGCTGATGATGGTAAAAAGATGGCACCTAAAAGTAAGGGCGGTGCAAAAAAAGTAGAGGCAATGAAATCCAAAGAAGCCAAGCCTAAAGGACGCGCAGCtgagaaaattgttgaaaaggTTGGGGCAGTTACTGAGGTTGcatcaaaaattgtcaagactCGAGGAAAAAATGCAGTTAAAGTTGATGAGTcaaaagacgaagaagaagaagaagtggtGGTTCAAAAACGTAGGGGGCAGAAAAAGTTGGCTGATATCACTACAAGTGGTAAGGTAGCAAGCAAAGGCAGCCGTGCAAAGAAGACTGCAGCTAGTAAGGTAACTGAAGAGCCGGAAGAAGCAGTGATTGAGGAAGCAgatgaagccgaaaatttcgccaatGCTGAGGCAGAAATTCTTGAGTCTCAATCCGACCCTGAAGAAAATGGAGTTACAGacgagttgaaagaaaatggaaatacCGAACATGATGAACATGAAGCAGAAGAACCAAAGGCAACTAAGAAGGGAAAAGGAAGACAGCCCATAAAGAAGGGGAAAGTTGTGTTCAAGACTAAATCCTTTGACACCGAATCCACTGATGATGATGCGATCAATTCACCAGCCGTGGATCAGATTGAGAGTCATTG A